A window of Formosa sp. Hel1_31_208 contains these coding sequences:
- a CDS encoding GatB/YqeY domain-containing protein, whose product MSLQNDVMVALKAAMKAKDQTALAALRAIKSELLLAQTSGEGGELTEDQEIKILSKLVKQRKDSAAIYLEQDRKDLALPEIDQAEVISQFLPEALTEEEIEKVVVMTIDEIGAEGMKDMGKVMGIVSKELAGQADGKTISMIVKAKLT is encoded by the coding sequence ATGAGTTTACAGAATGATGTTATGGTTGCTCTAAAAGCGGCAATGAAAGCGAAAGACCAAACGGCTTTAGCGGCATTAAGAGCTATAAAATCTGAGCTATTATTGGCGCAAACCTCAGGAGAGGGAGGCGAGTTGACCGAAGACCAAGAGATCAAGATATTATCTAAGTTGGTGAAGCAGCGTAAGGATAGTGCTGCCATTTATTTAGAACAAGACCGTAAGGATTTGGCCTTACCAGAAATTGACCAGGCGGAAGTGATAAGTCAGTTTTTACCAGAAGCCTTAACGGAAGAAGAGATAGAGAAAGTGGTGGTTATGACCATAGATGAGATTGGTGCCGAAGGCATGAAAGATATGGGGAAAGTGATGGGGATTGTTAGCAAGGAGTTAGCAGGCCAAGCCGATGGTAAAACCATTTCAATGATTGTAAAAGCAAAATTGACATAA
- the ftsA gene encoding cell division protein FtsA, whose product MENNKISVGLDIGTTKIVAMIGRKNEYGKAEILGIGKSKSLGVHRGVVNNITQTIQSIQQAVQEAEAEAGLKIEDVTVGIAGQHIRSLQHSDYITRANSEVVIDEEDIDRLINQVHKLVMLPGEEIIHVLPQEYKIDGQAEIKEPIGMYGGRLEANFHVVVGQVSSIRNIGRCVKSSGLELEGITLEPLASANAVLSQEEKEAGVALIDIGGGTTDLAVFKDGIIRHTAVIPFGGNVVTEDIKEGCSIIEKQAELLKIKFGSAWPGENKENEIVSIPGLRGREPKEITLKNLSKIIHARVVEIVEQVYVEIKNYGHEEQKKKLIAGIVLTGGGSQLKHLKQLVEYITGMDTRIGYPNEHLAGDSDDEIASPLYATAVGLVMDGLKRQERKRAEKEIELMEQVAEENAEDHGAHEEAIEQPKKERKSFLDKLTERVKDFLDNAE is encoded by the coding sequence ATGGAGAATAATAAAATTTCAGTAGGACTCGATATCGGTACCACAAAAATTGTGGCAATGATTGGTCGTAAGAACGAATATGGAAAAGCCGAAATTTTAGGGATTGGAAAATCCAAGAGTTTGGGAGTTCATCGCGGTGTGGTCAATAATATTACACAAACAATACAATCCATTCAGCAAGCGGTTCAAGAGGCGGAAGCTGAAGCAGGACTAAAAATTGAAGACGTAACGGTAGGAATTGCAGGGCAACATATCCGAAGTTTACAACATAGTGATTATATCACGAGAGCAAATTCTGAAGTGGTTATCGATGAAGAAGATATAGATCGATTAATTAATCAGGTGCATAAGTTGGTCATGCTTCCGGGTGAAGAAATTATTCATGTGTTACCGCAGGAATACAAAATTGATGGTCAAGCTGAAATAAAGGAACCTATTGGCATGTATGGCGGACGATTAGAAGCCAATTTCCATGTGGTGGTGGGTCAAGTGTCATCGATTAGAAATATTGGGCGTTGTGTAAAAAGCTCCGGTTTAGAGTTGGAAGGCATCACCTTAGAACCACTAGCATCGGCTAATGCCGTATTGAGTCAGGAAGAAAAAGAAGCTGGTGTTGCTTTAATTGATATAGGAGGTGGAACCACAGATCTTGCGGTGTTTAAAGATGGCATCATACGTCATACGGCTGTAATTCCATTTGGTGGCAATGTCGTGACAGAAGATATTAAAGAAGGCTGTTCTATTATTGAGAAACAGGCCGAATTATTAAAAATAAAATTCGGTTCTGCATGGCCAGGAGAGAATAAGGAGAATGAAATCGTATCGATTCCGGGATTGCGTGGTCGCGAACCTAAGGAGATTACGTTAAAAAATCTATCTAAGATTATTCATGCGCGAGTGGTTGAAATTGTAGAGCAGGTGTATGTTGAGATTAAGAACTACGGTCACGAAGAGCAAAAGAAAAAATTAATAGCCGGTATTGTTTTAACGGGAGGCGGAAGTCAGTTGAAGCATTTGAAGCAATTGGTGGAGTATATCACAGGAATGGATACAAGAATTGGCTATCCAAACGAGCACCTTGCGGGTGATAGTGATGATGAGATTGCAAGTCCGTTGTACGCCACCGCTGTAGGTTTAGTGATGGACGGATTAAAACGTCAGGAACGCAAACGTGCCGAGAAAGAAATAGAGCTCATGGAGCAGGTGGCCGAAGAAAATGCTGAGGACCATGGCGCGCATGAAGAAGCGATTGAGCAACCAAAAAAAGAACGCAAGTCCTTTTTAGACAAATTAACAGAACGCGTTAAAGATTTTTTAGATAACGCAGAATAA
- the ftsZ gene encoding cell division protein FtsZ has translation MSNNNELGSIAFDLPKNQSNVIKVIGVGGGGSNAINHMFLQGIKGVDFVICNTDAQALQNSGVPNKIQLGVNLTEGLGAGANPEVGEQAAVESLEDLRRMLDTNTKMVFITAGMGGGTGTGAAPIIAKLAKELDILTVGIVTMPFQFEGKTRNEQAQKGVETLRGHVDSLVVINNNKLREVYGNLGFKAGFSKADEVLSTASRGIAEVITHHYTQNIDLRDAKTVLSNSGTAIMGSSTASGKTRAQEAIMKALDSPLLNDNKITGAKNVLLLIVSGSQEITIDEIGEINDHIQIEAGHGANIIMGVGEDESLQESISVTIIATGFDIDQQYEISNTEQKKVVHALEEDRNDEVRVTESDPAIITPDIILEKEEDTDSTVVVHTLVDDEEEIDDALNHSETDLITTTDIIKNISVVYDEVLDHKTVEEDFVITPMQAVKDEVIDEVEEEQITLTFDLPLSFGASEEEVVEEKTIFTLDEEVKDMEVQEHIEIVPVTEANEEGEKRYALDDFMTYESAMNENDTKVKAQPEVEEEIVFEKKVIESDATEAEVGEEIDPMNSPISELLKERADERRRKMKDFNYKFNTAKIDEIEKEPAYKRQGVNLEDAQHSSETNASRTSVTTDDNDDIQLRSNNSFLHDNVD, from the coding sequence ATGAGCAACAACAATGAGTTAGGCAGCATTGCATTCGATTTACCAAAAAACCAATCCAACGTCATTAAAGTGATTGGAGTTGGTGGAGGAGGAAGTAACGCCATTAATCACATGTTTTTACAAGGGATTAAAGGTGTAGATTTTGTAATATGTAATACAGATGCCCAAGCACTGCAAAACAGTGGTGTCCCGAACAAAATTCAATTAGGAGTTAATTTAACCGAAGGTTTAGGTGCAGGTGCAAATCCGGAAGTAGGTGAGCAGGCTGCAGTAGAAAGTTTAGAAGATTTACGTCGCATGTTAGATACCAATACAAAAATGGTATTTATTACGGCTGGAATGGGTGGTGGTACTGGTACAGGTGCAGCACCAATTATAGCGAAGCTTGCGAAAGAATTAGATATATTAACGGTTGGTATTGTGACCATGCCATTTCAGTTTGAAGGAAAAACAAGAAATGAGCAAGCCCAAAAAGGGGTTGAAACCTTGCGTGGTCATGTAGATTCTTTAGTAGTGATCAATAATAATAAATTACGTGAAGTTTATGGTAATTTAGGATTTAAAGCTGGTTTCTCTAAAGCAGATGAGGTGTTATCTACAGCATCTCGCGGAATTGCCGAAGTTATCACACACCATTACACACAAAACATCGATTTACGCGATGCTAAAACCGTATTGAGTAATAGTGGTACGGCCATTATGGGATCATCTACAGCTTCAGGAAAAACGAGAGCTCAAGAGGCGATCATGAAGGCTTTAGATTCACCATTACTTAATGACAACAAAATTACTGGAGCTAAAAACGTACTGTTGCTTATCGTTTCTGGTTCTCAGGAAATTACTATTGATGAAATAGGTGAGATTAATGATCACATTCAAATTGAAGCCGGACATGGTGCTAATATTATTATGGGTGTTGGTGAGGATGAGTCGTTACAAGAATCGATTTCTGTAACGATTATTGCAACTGGATTTGATATTGATCAGCAGTATGAGATTTCAAATACTGAACAAAAGAAAGTGGTTCATGCTTTAGAAGAGGATAGGAATGATGAGGTACGTGTTACCGAAAGTGATCCTGCGATTATCACACCAGATATTATTTTAGAAAAGGAAGAAGATACGGATTCGACAGTGGTAGTTCATACTTTGGTTGATGATGAAGAAGAGATTGATGATGCCCTTAATCATTCGGAGACCGATTTGATTACAACAACTGATATCATTAAAAATATTAGTGTGGTTTATGATGAAGTTTTAGATCATAAAACTGTAGAAGAGGATTTTGTTATCACGCCAATGCAAGCGGTCAAAGACGAGGTAATTGATGAGGTTGAAGAGGAGCAGATTACGTTGACGTTTGACTTGCCATTATCATTTGGAGCTTCCGAAGAAGAGGTTGTTGAAGAAAAAACCATTTTCACTTTAGACGAGGAGGTCAAGGATATGGAAGTACAAGAGCATATAGAAATTGTTCCAGTAACGGAAGCTAATGAGGAAGGTGAAAAGCGTTATGCCTTGGATGATTTCATGACTTATGAGTCTGCCATGAATGAAAACGACACCAAAGTAAAAGCGCAACCTGAGGTAGAAGAGGAAATTGTATTTGAAAAAAAGGTGATAGAATCTGACGCAACAGAGGCCGAAGTTGGAGAAGAAATTGATCCAATGAATAGTCCGATTTCAGAATTATTGAAAGAGCGAGCAGACGAAAGGCGTCGTAAAATGAAAGATTTCAATTATAAATTCAATACGGCAAAAATAGATGAAATTGAAAAAGAACCAGCATACAAAAGACAAGGTGTGAATTTGGAGGATGCACAGCATTCATCAGAAACCAATGCTTCCCGTACATCGGTGACGACTGACGACAACGATGACATTCAATTGAGAAGTAACAATTCATTTTTACACGACAACGTAGATTAA
- a CDS encoding phage integrase SAM-like domain-containing protein, producing the protein MATTLKFYIKVPKKLEEDKRYPFYLRVLHNRKKAEGKMSLIPIMGSELSNWIETNQRFTSKDKKYLSYNLFLNAIENEFHNYLRDHKAEMSTITPHQIVDHLLSRVQMDDKITILQAVNHYYENDILPDVDKAPGTKNNYKRSVTHFSNFLKHTKLDKLHVTEFKRKHAAKFIAYLKKPNKKYNKIALNGQSVNSVVKNIRPFFTKLHFEEEITRNPFIGVKTTFKRTEKPRLANAEFKNIVELDLSNNPKLDVYRDLFVFLCHTGLSYCDVIDLKYPDIKNGYFNLDRKKTKVQTKQFFMKQTLSLFEKYEGQLPERRILPKRSLDKFNLNLKLIAALTGIEFSLSTYAARRFFRQSIHEAGIREGLVIKILMGHTRSNDIDSHYFYIDDAILIQAKKKLQKHFKKITE; encoded by the coding sequence ATGGCAACAACATTAAAGTTTTACATCAAAGTTCCTAAAAAGTTAGAAGAAGACAAGCGTTATCCTTTTTATCTGAGAGTCCTTCACAACCGAAAAAAGGCGGAAGGAAAAATGAGCTTAATTCCAATTATGGGATCTGAACTTAGTAATTGGATTGAAACGAATCAGCGTTTTACTTCAAAAGACAAAAAATATCTGAGTTATAATCTTTTTCTCAATGCCATTGAGAATGAATTTCATAATTATTTAAGAGATCATAAAGCAGAAATGTCAACTATAACACCTCACCAAATTGTAGATCATTTATTGAGCAGAGTTCAAATGGATGATAAAATAACAATTCTCCAAGCTGTTAATCATTATTACGAGAATGACATTCTTCCTGATGTCGATAAAGCTCCAGGAACAAAAAACAATTACAAAAGATCAGTCACTCATTTTTCTAACTTTTTAAAACATACAAAGTTGGATAAATTGCATGTAACGGAGTTCAAAAGGAAACATGCTGCGAAATTTATTGCTTATTTAAAGAAACCTAATAAAAAGTATAATAAGATCGCTTTAAATGGACAGTCTGTAAATAGTGTGGTGAAGAACATTAGACCATTTTTTACCAAGCTTCATTTTGAGGAAGAAATTACTAGAAATCCATTTATTGGGGTCAAGACTACTTTTAAAAGAACTGAAAAACCACGTTTAGCCAACGCTGAATTCAAAAACATTGTTGAACTTGATTTGTCAAATAATCCAAAACTAGATGTATATCGAGATTTATTTGTGTTTCTGTGTCATACAGGATTGAGTTATTGCGACGTAATTGATTTAAAATATCCAGATATTAAAAACGGTTATTTTAATCTTGATCGGAAGAAAACCAAAGTACAAACCAAACAATTTTTTATGAAGCAAACGCTTTCTTTATTTGAAAAGTATGAAGGTCAGTTGCCTGAAAGACGTATTTTACCTAAGCGAAGTTTAGATAAATTTAATTTAAATCTGAAGCTAATAGCAGCACTAACAGGTATTGAATTCTCCTTATCAACCTATGCGGCACGGAGGTTTTTTAGACAGTCTATACATGAGGCAGGGATTAGAGAGGGTTTAGTCATAAAAATTTTAATGGGTCATACGCGCTCAAATGACATCGATAGTCATTATTTTTATATTGATGATGCTATTTTGATACAAGCGAAAAAGAAATTACAAAAACACTTTAAGAAGATTACTGAATGA
- a CDS encoding FtsW/RodA/SpoVE family cell cycle protein, translated as MQTLFNNIKGDRLIWAIAALLAIFSFLPVYSAASNLAYVGGAGTTFSFFVKHFMHLFLGFAIMYGVHKIPYRYFRGLSMVMIPIVVVLLIITMLQGTTIDGANASRWIQIPFVGMSFQTSTLAAVVLMVYVARYLSKIQDQQVTFTETILPLWAPVFFILILILPANFSTTAIMFLMVMMLAFIGGYPLKYLAVVIGTGIVALTIFVLVAKAFPDAMPNRVDTWMSRVENFANGEDTEADYQIEKAKIAIASGDVFGRGPGKSQQKNFLPQSSSDFIFAIIIEEYGLVGGLFLLVLYSWLLFRIVIVSQKADTVFGKLLVLGVGLPIIFQALINMAVAVELFPVTGQTLPLISSGGTSIWMTCLAVGIILSVSARREQIKDQEINEDNPLEILSETI; from the coding sequence GTGCAGACATTATTTAATAACATAAAAGGAGATCGATTAATCTGGGCAATTGCCGCATTGCTGGCTATTTTCTCATTTCTTCCTGTGTATAGTGCTGCGAGTAATTTGGCATACGTTGGTGGTGCAGGAACTACATTCAGTTTTTTTGTGAAACACTTTATGCATTTATTTTTAGGATTTGCCATTATGTATGGGGTTCATAAAATACCATATCGCTATTTCAGAGGCTTATCTATGGTGATGATACCTATTGTTGTGGTGTTGTTAATCATAACGATGTTGCAAGGAACCACTATTGATGGTGCTAACGCTAGTAGATGGATACAAATACCATTTGTAGGAATGTCGTTTCAAACTTCAACCTTGGCGGCTGTGGTATTAATGGTGTATGTGGCACGGTATTTATCAAAAATACAAGATCAACAGGTGACCTTTACGGAGACTATATTACCGCTTTGGGCGCCTGTATTTTTTATACTGATATTGATTTTGCCTGCCAATTTTTCAACAACGGCAATTATGTTTTTGATGGTGATGATGTTGGCATTTATTGGAGGGTATCCGTTAAAATATTTGGCTGTAGTCATTGGTACTGGTATCGTTGCCTTAACCATATTTGTTTTAGTAGCTAAGGCATTTCCAGATGCCATGCCAAATCGTGTGGATACCTGGATGAGTCGTGTAGAAAATTTCGCTAATGGTGAAGATACTGAAGCCGATTATCAAATTGAAAAAGCAAAAATCGCTATTGCATCGGGAGATGTTTTCGGACGAGGGCCAGGCAAGAGTCAGCAAAAGAATTTTCTACCGCAATCTTCATCAGATTTCATTTTCGCAATTATTATTGAGGAATATGGTTTAGTAGGTGGCTTGTTTTTATTAGTGCTTTACTCGTGGTTGTTATTTAGAATCGTCATAGTATCTCAAAAGGCAGATACCGTTTTTGGTAAGCTTTTGGTCTTAGGTGTTGGTCTTCCCATTATATTTCAAGCCTTAATAAATATGGCTGTGGCCGTGGAGTTATTTCCAGTAACTGGACAAACCTTACCACTAATTAGTAGTGGAGGAACCTCTATTTGGATGACCTGCTTAGCTGTAGGCATCATTTTGAGTGTTAGTGCGAGACGTGAGCAGATAAAAGATCAAGAGATTAATGAGGATAATCCATTAGAAATTTTAAGTGAAACCATTTAA
- the murC gene encoding UDP-N-acetylmuramate--L-alanine ligase — protein sequence MDLKQKNSVYFIGIGGIGMSALARYFVAKGFAVAGYDKTKTDITDALQEIGVSVHFEDDVNAIASPFLNTETTLVVYTPAIPKTHNELNYFMSNGFEVHKRSMVLGAITKETFCMAVAGTHGKTTTTSILGHLLKACDVAVTAFLGGISENYNSNLIQNGTEVTVVEADEFDRSFLTLSPDFACITSMDADHLDIYGDASALVKSFEDFTKKIKPNGKLFVKNGLPIKGITYGIEDNSDYSVKNIKIENGSYVFDVQTPKTLLKDFKFSLPGRHNLSNALIALAMSVEYGLPHPQLAKGLASYKGVKRRFTYQIKTKDLIYIDDYAHHPEEINAVHQAVREMYPNKKVMAIFQPHLFSRTKDFANEFAESLAQFDEVVLLDIYPARELPMEGITSGWLLEKIETTHKALVQKADLIEEIQNSSATVILTLGAGDIGEEVKHIKKALSIAS from the coding sequence ATGGATTTGAAGCAAAAAAATAGCGTTTATTTTATAGGCATCGGAGGTATCGGGATGAGTGCCTTGGCGCGTTATTTTGTAGCTAAGGGATTCGCTGTTGCGGGTTATGATAAAACAAAAACAGACATCACCGATGCTTTGCAAGAAATAGGCGTTTCAGTTCATTTTGAAGATGACGTGAACGCTATTGCTAGTCCGTTTTTAAACACAGAAACAACCTTGGTGGTTTACACACCGGCCATTCCAAAAACACATAACGAATTGAATTACTTCATGTCCAACGGATTTGAAGTTCATAAGCGTTCTATGGTATTAGGAGCGATTACAAAAGAGACCTTTTGTATGGCAGTAGCTGGTACCCACGGAAAAACGACCACAACGAGTATTTTAGGCCATTTACTAAAGGCATGTGATGTTGCCGTTACCGCATTTTTGGGTGGTATTAGTGAGAATTATAATTCTAATTTAATACAAAACGGAACAGAAGTGACGGTTGTCGAGGCAGATGAGTTTGATCGTTCCTTTTTGACCTTGTCTCCAGATTTTGCTTGTATTACTTCTATGGATGCAGATCACCTCGATATTTATGGTGATGCCTCGGCCTTGGTAAAATCATTTGAAGATTTTACAAAAAAAATAAAACCAAACGGAAAGCTCTTTGTTAAAAACGGACTACCTATTAAGGGTATTACTTACGGTATTGAAGATAATTCTGATTATTCAGTAAAAAATATAAAAATAGAAAATGGCAGCTATGTGTTTGATGTGCAAACACCAAAAACGCTGCTTAAAGATTTTAAATTTAGCCTACCCGGTAGACACAATCTGTCGAATGCATTAATTGCCTTGGCGATGTCTGTAGAATATGGACTCCCTCATCCGCAGCTCGCCAAGGGATTAGCATCTTACAAAGGTGTTAAACGACGATTTACGTACCAGATTAAAACCAAAGACCTGATTTACATTGATGATTATGCGCATCACCCAGAGGAGATTAATGCCGTGCATCAAGCGGTTCGAGAAATGTATCCCAACAAGAAAGTTATGGCCATATTTCAGCCGCACTTGTTCAGCAGAACAAAAGATTTTGCGAATGAATTTGCCGAAAGTTTAGCGCAGTTTGATGAAGTGGTATTGCTAGATATCTATCCAGCGCGCGAATTGCCTATGGAAGGTATTACGTCGGGTTGGTTGTTAGAAAAAATTGAGACGACTCATAAAGCTTTAGTCCAAAAAGCAGACCTTATTGAGGAGATACAAAACTCTAGTGCCACGGTAATTTTAACACTAGGCGCAGGCGATATTGGAGAAGAAGTCAAACATATTAAAAAGGCATTGAGTATTGCGAGTTAA
- the murG gene encoding undecaprenyldiphospho-muramoylpentapeptide beta-N-acetylglucosaminyltransferase, translating to MSNYKIILSGGGTGGHIYPAIAIADELKSRFPDAEFLFVGALDRMEMEKVPQAGYEIQGLWISGIQRKLTLKNLVFPFKLLSSLLKSRKIINTFKPDVAIGTGGFASGPLLKTATSKGVPSLIQEQNSYPGITNKLLAKQVNTICVAYEGLEKFFPKDKIVVTGNPIRKDLLDIESKHIEGKDAFRLIHNKHTLLVLGGSLGARRINQLIEHNLDYFKSLNVQVIWQCGKLYYQDYKHYNELENIQVHAFLNTMDMAYAAADVIISRAGASSVSELCVVGKPVIFIPSPNVAEDHQTKNAMAIANKKAAILIKESDLDTAFQNEFSDLMASPDKRAMLSKHIKDLALVNATKDIADEVEKLLNS from the coding sequence ATGAGTAACTATAAAATCATATTGTCAGGCGGAGGAACAGGAGGTCATATATATCCTGCAATTGCTATTGCAGATGAATTGAAGTCTCGTTTTCCAGATGCTGAATTTCTATTTGTTGGCGCTTTAGATCGCATGGAAATGGAGAAAGTCCCTCAGGCAGGCTATGAGATTCAAGGCTTATGGATTTCAGGGATACAAAGAAAATTGACCTTAAAGAATCTGGTATTTCCTTTTAAACTGCTTTCAAGCTTATTAAAGTCCCGTAAAATCATCAATACGTTCAAGCCTGATGTGGCTATAGGGACAGGAGGGTTTGCAAGCGGACCACTACTAAAGACAGCGACATCTAAAGGTGTTCCAAGTTTGATTCAAGAACAAAATTCATATCCTGGCATTACCAATAAGCTTTTGGCAAAGCAGGTCAATACCATTTGTGTGGCTTATGAAGGTTTAGAAAAATTCTTCCCAAAAGATAAAATCGTTGTAACTGGAAACCCAATTAGAAAAGACCTGTTAGATATAGAGAGTAAACATATAGAAGGTAAAGATGCATTTCGATTAATACATAATAAACATACGCTTTTAGTGTTGGGAGGAAGTCTAGGAGCAAGACGCATCAACCAGCTTATAGAACACAATCTGGACTATTTTAAATCGCTTAATGTACAAGTTATTTGGCAATGTGGAAAACTGTATTATCAAGACTATAAGCATTATAATGAGTTGGAAAACATTCAAGTACACGCATTCTTAAATACTATGGATATGGCTTATGCAGCTGCAGATGTTATTATTTCTCGTGCAGGAGCGAGTTCGGTATCTGAATTATGTGTTGTGGGTAAGCCTGTGATTTTTATTCCTTCACCTAATGTGGCAGAAGATCATCAAACTAAAAATGCAATGGCAATTGCCAATAAAAAAGCAGCTATTCTAATCAAGGAGAGTGATCTAGACACAGCGTTTCAAAATGAATTCTCAGACTTGATGGCCTCTCCAGATAAAAGAGCGATGCTATCAAAACATATAAAAGATTTGGCATTAGTGAATGCAACAAAAGATATCGCAGACGAAGTTGAAAAATTGTTAAACAGTTAA
- a CDS encoding cell division protein FtsQ/DivIB has protein sequence MALLLMLVGFLYAFSSVRNAGRKVVTPAIKFVGDDNLFVTHETVSKLLIQNQESVTNKPKDIIDLNELESALNSNSMIKQAQVFMSVDGLITAEIEQKKPIARVSTNASYYIDETGSFMPLSTNYTARVPLVTGNIEKNDLVNVYTVAKKVQEDDFLMTHVTVIHQNQDKTIDLKFRSHDFNIHLGSLNLLDKKISNLKAFYKKAMKDDMLADYALVNLKFDKQVICTKK, from the coding sequence GTGGCTTTACTACTAATGTTAGTAGGTTTTTTATATGCGTTTTCATCAGTGAGAAATGCTGGGAGGAAGGTGGTGACGCCAGCTATAAAATTTGTTGGAGATGATAATCTGTTCGTGACTCATGAAACTGTTAGTAAATTGTTAATACAAAATCAAGAGAGCGTTACAAACAAGCCTAAAGATATTATAGATTTGAACGAATTAGAATCTGCCCTAAACTCTAATTCTATGATTAAGCAAGCGCAAGTGTTTATGAGTGTTGATGGCTTAATCACAGCTGAAATTGAACAAAAAAAACCTATAGCAAGAGTAAGCACAAATGCATCTTATTACATTGATGAGACGGGTTCGTTTATGCCTTTATCAACAAATTATACCGCACGCGTGCCTCTCGTAACTGGTAATATTGAAAAGAATGATTTGGTAAATGTGTATACCGTAGCCAAAAAAGTTCAAGAAGATGATTTTTTGATGACGCATGTCACTGTTATTCATCAAAATCAAGATAAAACTATTGATTTAAAATTTAGATCTCATGATTTTAATATCCATCTCGGATCATTGAATTTGTTAGATAAAAAAATAAGTAATCTAAAGGCATTCTATAAGAAAGCCATGAAAGACGATATGCTAGCTGATTATGCGCTAGTGAATTTAAAATTTGATAAGCAAGTGATTTGCACCAAAAAGTAA